Genomic segment of Triticum aestivum cultivar Chinese Spring chromosome 6A, IWGSC CS RefSeq v2.1, whole genome shotgun sequence:
TTTTTTTACCTGTTTTATGAAGATTTTAAAAATCATGAAAATTTTCTCAAAATTGTGAATAAATTTTTATTTTCAGTTTCTTAATTCACACTAACATATTCTGAAATAGCAGATatgtttaaattcatgaacatttttccaaatatctcaaatttttttcaaattcgtaagTATTAAAAGTGTTTGAAGGGCTAACCATAAATAAAAGGTAATAAACTACAACTGCTCACAAATGCCAAGAACATTTAACCTTTTATTTTGTCCATTAAAATATCAAAACTGTTAGATCAATTTTAAAGCCGGAAAAATTACCCATCAATAGCATGCACTAAATTATGAACTGTTATGTAATGAaatgtcacccccccccccccccccccccttctgcgCCAAAAAAAATCAACCGTGAACAATGCTGTAAAACATCTTTCCTCTGAGGGCCTTAACCAATTTTTCTCTTTCCCCAATATAGTGTCGGCCGTGCGACTCACAACACTGCGTCGACCGCCGCCAAAATAATCAATCCATGTTATCCATCCCATCGATCACCACTAGCACATGTTTTGTTACTCCAGCTAATCCTTTCATGACCATCGACAGATTAGGCAACATGTCTGCCTCATGCATCACGGCCTCTATATTCTCATATACTCCTTTgtaaaaatataagagcgtttaaatcaCTAAACTGGAAGTAGATGCCAACGTATTTGCCCCTGTGCCCAGCCTTCGCACACAACCGTCCATGCCGGCGTATTTTCCTTCGTGCCCTAGGTTGGTCGACTCTTCTCCCTTATTTTATGGTCGACAACACCAAACAATGATGCCTCAAAAGGACAGTGGCAGTGGAACAGACGACGCCAATGCCCCTTGTTTACGCTTCTCACGGAGAAGGAGGCAGCGGAATCACCAGTCTTCAATCTTTTCTCACGTACATAGGCACTTTTTTTCGTTTAAGGACATTTTTATCTCATAATGAAGCATTAAGGGATACAAACATGGTGAGAAATAAATTCagcctctgcatagttaggatgcacgtAACCAACACTTCCCcctggcacacacacacacacacatgcatgtccAAAAGATCCACCAACAAGAGCAAAGTTatacaagaccaaagctatgccgtggcagaaaaaaaggaaaagaaatgacCCCTGTAGCGATCAAAACAACGATCGACAAAAATGCAGCAACGACCATCAGCACCTACGATATCTTGACAACACAAAGACCACGAGTAAGGTTCTTCAAAACACAACTGTTTGTTACCTCTTGCTCGGGCAGTCCCGCACCATCCTTCGATGTGGCCACCGGTGGAAAATCTGTAGAAGACAACGCCATTGTATGTTACCTCTTGCTCTACTATCCTTGTATGACAGCAAATCACCCACATGCCAATTAAGAGGGAAATCATGTCAGACTATTCCTCGCCGGCATAGCTCGATCCCGCCACTGCTCCACAACCTCCAATTCATCAAGTCATTGCAATCAAATTGCCTCGCGCCATCTTACACCGTCCAATGGCATCCAGAAGATGAGTTGCGGTCTTCGGCTCCCTCTTGCACAGCTGGCACAAGTTGTAGTTTGGCCACCCTCTTCTGTGCAACCGGTCTGCTGTCTAGATTCTATCCTTGGTAGTGAGCCAGGCAAAGAACATGCACTTGGACGGTGTTCAATTCTTCCACACAACCTTGTTCATGTTTGAAGCGGCAACGCCCACAAATTGGGACCTATAGGCCGATGCCGGGGAATAAATTCCATTGGTGGTGAGGTTTCACTTGATATCATCGGGGAGATCATCCTGGAGATGGACCGTAGTAAAGCCTCcccaaacggatgtatctagacgtatttcaatGCTAAATACATTCGTTTGAACGACAAGTAATATAAACCGAAGAGAGCATTATTCTTTGTAATAATTAGGCAACGTGTACAAGGTCAGGGCAAACTAACAGTCAATACAAAACAAGTTTGCGAGGGCCACCATGCTAGTTTAGTGAAAAGGGAGAAAATAATGACAAAAGAAAAGACGCCATGCCACCTAGCAAAGAATTAACCCAAAATGAGAAAAACTAACTAAGGAAACAATGTGTTGACGAACATTATCTGCCCCTAGTGCTTGCGTAGGTGGTTGAACGCTTGCTCCAACGTTGGCGCGAAGCGAGTGGTGTTGATGCGTACGCTCTGCATTAGGTAGGACTCATACACTGTGGTCCAGCCGCTTCGATGGATGGAGTCGGGGTCCTTGATTGCCGGGTGCTCCGGCCCTAGCTTCTCCAGCAGCGAGCTCTCCTCCGCGCTCACGCTGTAGTCAAGGTACTTGAGCCCCATGTCTGTTGCCGGCTCGCTGAAATCCAACCTCGCCATGGGCTCTATCTTGCCATACGGCACCACCTGGATCAGGACGCCGCCCGGCGGCAGGTGCACCGCGTTCGTCAGCCCGGCGCCGTGCACGCCCAGCACCACATCAAACGAGTTCACCACCCGCGCCTGCTCAACCTCGGAGCCGTTGTGCCGCAGATCCGTCACTGCCACCTCAAACCCCGCCGCCTCGGCCGCTCGTGCAATCTCCGGCTCGTTGAGGAACTGGCGGGAGGTCACCCGCTGGATCAGCAGTAGCCGCGGCTTCTTGTACGGCTCCATGGTCACTGCTCCGCGTGGGAGCGCGTAGGTCTCGCGCACGAAGCGCGTGAAGTCGGCCATGGTGAGGCGCCCCCCCGGCACCAGTTCGGGAACGATGCTGAGGTCCTTATCGAGGCGGAGTCCAACCGAGACGCGCGGGAAACACCGCACATACGCATCGCGGTCCATGTCCACGACGCCGTACTTGGACAACCCCTGCAACAAGGCCCTGTACTTGACCAGCCACCGCGGCATGTGTTGGATGTTGCTGACCAGGAACGTCACCTCGCCGTGGTACCGCCGCGCTGCGAcgaacagcggcaccagaatgtcAGCGTACTCATGCCAGTAGTTGCCCACGTACCCCCCGATCCCGAACATGATGGCAGGCATCGTGTGGGTCAGCGTGCACGACGGGGCGGCAGCCCGATCCTGCAGCTGCATCACAGTGACCGCCCTGAGGCTCTGGCCAATGCGCGTGTACGGTGAGATCATCCACTCGTGGCGCTCCGACCAGCTCACTGGAACGAGGCTCACCGATAGGGCTGTGCCATTGGTGCGGACGTCGCCTTCGACTTCACAGGTGCCAGACAAACCGCGGGAGTGGTCCTCCGTGGTACACACCACCTTGCCATTATCTGTCACGCGCCAAGGAAAGAAAAAACAATTACCATTGTGAAACTAGCTTCGTTCGTTAGCATAaaagcaagtacaatagagctgagtcagctggctataaaaaataaactaatatatttttgcttAGTTGAAGGAAAGAAAAGAGGAGAGAAAAAGTAAGCGGACTCTTGGTGAAGAGCcaactctagcacgtgctcctagtcATAGGCACTTTGTGAGAGTGAAAGGTAGGCTATATAATAAAAAAATAGTACACTCTTCTAATCAACTATTGTACATATTTGCTATAAAATGAACTATAAATGACATGACAATATTTATAGCCAGACTAAGTTAGCAGGTTAACATGTTGCTTCAAAGGTTGGACAACGTGTTCATCTTTTCTAATTGCACTCGGCCTGCCTAACTAGTACTGTAACCATCAACCCGTGTGCCTTCATGGAGTAGCAAGTTGATTATTGTTGTCACGGTAAGTCACCCAGTAAGGAAATATCTTTGATAAATGTTAAACCTGCAAATTGATAATTTTTTTACTATGAAAAAACAATGCAATTGATATGCTTATAGCTGTCCGCCTCATCGGTTATATGTGGTCCGGTggcatgcatcctgcatgcatatAATAATCTTTTATACTATATTAACAGAGGTTATTTAGAAGAATGCATAGGATTCCGTTATTTTATGGACACGAATATCTGGTGAACGTTGGCCGGGAGCAAAATTCCCAGCGAACGCCGGAGTTGCTATGTCAAAACAACTAAAAATGCCATACGTTTGTTAGGGACTCGCCATGTACAGAATGTAAACTTGCCATGTGTATGGAAGAATTGCCAGTGAACACTTTTTTTCTCCGGAAAATGTCATCTGTTTGATTCCCACTAGACGGCCCGTGCTAGCGTTCGCTACGATCGACCTTACCTGAGCGAACGTTCACCAGTTAACATTTCCCATATATATTTTTGTAATGGTAGAGGACAGCAGTTGAGATCAAGATCTAGGGGCTATTTTGTTATTTTATATAATGCATATGGGAGTAGTTTAGATGTAAATTTAGGCTGTGCTACTTTATGCATGTATCCTATATAGCTATATGGGTGATCCTCAGTAATTTATTTCTCTAGCATGTCATGTTAACATGTAACCACACATGTACAAAAAgacctcaacatgcaaccatgcatgataAATTGATTTACAGTTGTCTTCCTTATATTCAATATTATCAACCAGCTATACAATATTAATACAATTAGTTAtattcagtttcagtttcagtttcagttttcATATTAGTAATTCAAATATTCATATTCCATGCAACCAAATATTTGTGAATTATATTGAAAAACATATTGGATATAATATTTAGATGCAAATTTAGTGGATCACTTTATGAGATGAACTTTAATAATGACATGATTGGGTAAATGGAAGCAAATCCAAGGGGCCAGCTTACTTTTCGCAATGATAGCGATGGGTAGCGGAGATTCAAAAGGAGCACATCTTAGTTTTTTTTTAAGTTTTTCTCACAGTACAAAACATATTAGCAAATAGTGATGCGGCAAACGAGTATATGCAGGAGCATTTATCATTAGCTGCATCATCAACCAATGCATGAAGCCTAGATAACACATCTTGATTCATCTTTGATATGCAAGTTCAAACTAATTAAGAGAGAATACTAGTGCAAATTTAGCTTGGTTTTTTTCTAGATTATATTAAATGGTGAAAGAGATGAGTGATTAGAAGCAAACCAGATCAACTGGTAATAGTTATCAACAATGATTGGGTCCACATCATTAACGGTCGGAGTTTGTCATTTGAAAGAACTctattatttattttctcttctagAGTGCATGTCTCGTGAGGATTAACATGGAGCCTCTAATTAGCCCTCTGTAGAGAaaaataagagcgtttagattactagtttagtgatctaaatgcttttaAATTTCTTTAAAGAGGGAGTACTAGTTAAGCATTATTCTTTTTGTCGACCTGCTGATGCGTTTGTTTAAAAATGGTAATATGAACTTTTCATATTAATAAAGTCTATTAATTGAACATATGTGGGAACCCATATGCTGGTTGGTGTTAATTTTAAAGACACTATTCTAATTACTAGAAAACTTTAACAATGTTGTGAATTGTAAGAACATTGATCTAAAATATTAACCAGACCGCTCTAGTTCACTTTTAAATGTAAACCGACATTGACTTCTCTGATTTACAggttaaggctagtcatagtgaggagtgacttagactagtgtcatgcatatgacactagcctATGTTACTAtgttcataatgcaaagtaacaaaGAAGTAGCTAGTAACATAGATGATTGCATTTATTAATTCGTAGACTCATTTATTCTTGGGaagcgttatgttacagtaacatactccctccgtctatgtgtgtaagtcatcttacgaaaaccaaatagtcccaaaacacttaggcgtggtgcattaacttctacctcatttcttgtttcttaacatatcaaccaataagactagccacaatggatagtaacatacactagtaacatacacatatttttagactatgttactaccttgaTAGTGGGTAGTAACTTAAGTGTGATAACATGCAAaaattcatttattaggttataaactcatattgcattggaacatgtgatgttacagtaactagttaagttactacaactacctctctcttcattaactcattgccacataagcaaatttgctgagttggactcgatgttattactgaagttactcccactgtggctagtctaagagATGAAGggtgtgtatgtttttaatgacttgagattatCAAACACGACatacagtggttagttcattgcatgcaatgctattaattagcaaataaacattaagttctcttgttttccccctccttcttggtcacggtgcacaacctaagatgacttactcacctagacggagggagtattattttactctaggcacctctttcctcattaactacttgccacataagtaAATTATTGAAGTGCGTTATGTTACtagttatgttactcccactatgaccagtctAAATCATGAGTTGCCTGTCAGATCTGTCATACATGTATTTAAGCTTAAGTGAACTACCTAGTCACTGCCGGAAATAGAGGCGACCCGACAACCTTTTTTGCGTGGGAAGAAAGTTGTCTTCTGAATAAATGATTTTCCATATAACTTTTCCTTTTTCTAGTTCATGATTTCCTTGGGTACCCAAACTAACAGAGCATGCATGCAAATTTGGTAGAAATGACTGGGAGAGTTTGATGATCTGCTCACCCGTATCTTGAATCGGTTGTTTGTCGGCGACCCGGTGCACATCAGACGTAACAACTGTAGATTAAGCAACAAGCAAGAATTAATCTTCAGATTATAGACTACACAGATTGGAAATAAAGCATATGGGTAGATGTGCTCACGTATTTCACCAGGAGCTTTAATCAGTTGCGTTTCACCAGGAGCTCTAATCAGTTGTTTAACCGTGCTCCATTGTGCTAGTGCCGCCGTGGTGGCAGCTGCATATTAAACAACAGGAAAGAACCGCTGCCGTCAGTCAGCTAAATAAGCCACATTGGTCGTCGAAGGATAAGGCTAGGCTAACGTACGTTAGCGTGACATTGAAAAGCTAGCCCCGGAATAAGATGATGGAGTATGCAAACAGCGGGTAAGAAGATGAATGGAACGAACGAATCATTTACCACTGATCGAAGTCTGCTGCCGGACGAGGAAGTAGACGAGGAGCGCAAAGAGGACGCCGGCGGCGAAGCCGGCGTTGGCGTGGACCGGCGCACAGCTCTTCCTgggcctctccctctcctcgcagCAGCTCATGCCCATCGCCTCTtgctgctgcttgctgctgctgctgctgccagtCGTAGTAGTGTAGTACACTACTGTACTAGTGAATGAGGACGCGCCGTTTGGGTTCGCTTCGGACTGGGTTTATACTCTTCAAAAGTAGGAGGAGTACGTACTAGTGCATGCACATTGTTTATCCTACGGGAAAACCGACGAGGCGACGCTGTTGACTTTGCCCAAATACACGTAGCTCGATACTTACATAGCGTAAACATCAACTAGGTGTTTTTATTTAATCGGGTAGACAGGTAGAGTAAATGCTCTATAAGGACGCCAGTGAAGCAACTTTTGAGTGATGTTGAGATCCGAGTCCCACTAGCTAGCAATGCACCTTCGCTGCTATTTCCGTCACGATAAAGACGATCGTGTAATGCCATAGAAAATCATCACCCGTTTACTTCACATGCCGCGTCTTCATAAGTCTGGTCAAAGTCAACCGCAATAGTCTGTCGACGACCATCGAGAATTCTGAAACTTTACCTactatatacttcctccgttcgatGAAAAGTGTACATTTAGAAAATTTAGAATATGAAGTGGAgtaaaaaatattttgaaaagatGCAAGCCACTATCTCTCACCTCTTTAATTAACCAACCCCAATGAACTAAGTGCATTTAAAAATTAAGAAAACTATGTATATAATGCTATTGATCTTAGTTATCGTGTGATGAGATAAAATACTTTAAATTACATTAAAAATATAGAAGTACACTTTTTTATGAACAAATTTTTAAATCCAAATATACACTCTTCAGCGGACAAAGGGAGTAGTACTTCTCTTAATCCATCCAACAGTCAAATCAACAAGTGAAGACAGGCACTATAGGCCTGGAAGAGAGAGCAAATTAATGACCAAATTCGAACGGGGATGTTCGAACTCTAGCTGAGCTAGTTCTTCCCTAAAAGGAAATCCGCTAGATAGAATTTTTCTGCTTGAGTGCATGTATTCGGCACATCAAATATGTCATGTCGTGGGCATAGTGATACACAAAGTGTCAAAAGTTATGTACTTTGAACATTGAACCGGCCATTTAGCCCAACCAAttagagaaaattccttatttgacattgtcttaaaatctggttccttatttgacactgaaaaCATTTTTCTTTCCTATTTGACACTAAtcctaaattttattccctatacgaCATTTCCGTCCATTTTaagcctaaatgacacctgaaaagacgattttgcccttcatgtggtatgtgtgtgtgtgcgcgcgcgcgtgctgttgcgtgtgtgggtgcacgcgcacatgtgtgctgctgctgcatgtgtgtgtgcatgtgtgctgctgcgtgtgtgtttgctgctgcgtgtgtacgtgcgtgcgtgtgtgtgtgcgctgTTGCGTGCCTATGTGCTGCCTGCGTGTGTGTTGCTGCTGCATGTGTGCTGCTGCGTGTGTTTGCTACTGCATGTGtacgtgcgcgcgcgcgtgtgtgtgcgcgGTTGTGTGCCTATGTGCTGCCTGTGTGTGTGTTGctgctgctgcgtgtgtgtgtatgtgtgtgtgctgcgtgaagtgtgtgttgctgcgtgtgtgtgcgtgtgcatgtgtgttgctgcgtgtgtgtgtgcatgcgcgcgcgcgtgttgttgcgtgtgtgtgtgcgtgtgcgttgtgtgttggtgcatgtgtatgtgttgctgcgtgtgtgctcCTGCCCTCGCACTGATGCTGCGTGGGCGCGCTATTGCCCCCCCCcacacataccacatgaggggcaaaagagtcttttcaggtatcatttaggctcaaaatggacgAAAATGTCATATAGAAAATAAAATTTAGAACTTG
This window contains:
- the LOC123130286 gene encoding alpha-1,3-arabinosyltransferase XAT3; this encodes MGMSCCEERERPRKSCAPVHANAGFAAGVLFALLVYFLVRQQTSISAATTAALAQWSTVKQLIRAPGETQLIKAPGEILVTSDVHRVADKQPIQDTDNGKVVCTTEDHSRGLSGTCEVEGDVRTNGTALSVSLVPVSWSERHEWMISPYTRIGQSLRAVTVMQLQDRAAAPSCTLTHTMPAIMFGIGGYVGNYWHEYADILVPLFVAARRYHGEVTFLVSNIQHMPRWLVKYRALLQGLSKYGVVDMDRDAYVRCFPRVSVGLRLDKDLSIVPELVPGGRLTMADFTRFVRETYALPRGAVTMEPYKKPRLLLIQRVTSRQFLNEPEIARAAEAAGFEVAVTDLRHNGSEVEQARVVNSFDVVLGVHGAGLTNAVHLPPGGVLIQVVPYGKIEPMARLDFSEPATDMGLKYLDYSVSAEESSLLEKLGPEHPAIKDPDSIHRSGWTTVYESYLMQSVRINTTRFAPTLEQAFNHLRKH